DNA from Asticcacaulis sp. ZE23SCel15:
GTTCAGGGCATAGTCGTCCTGAAGCGCGAAATCTTCGATCTCTTCGGGGGTGTTCAGTTGGGGTCGGTTTTCGTCATCGCGCTCAAGGATTTCAGCCTCAGCGGCCATCATGCGGGCGCGGATGATGTCGATATCATCAGCCGTATCAGCGGCGGCAGACACATTGGGGGCTTCGGGTTTTTGAGACATCGAAACACCCCTTCTCTTTCACGTCAAATCAGACCGCACGATTGTTGATAGATGGCGGGCAATGTGCCTGAAAAGCTAATAAATGCAACCGCAAAAGGTTATATCTTAAGGCATAAAAAAAGCGCCCGTCAGGGGCGCTTTTTTTAATCCGGTTGGTGCGGTCAAGAAGACTCGAACTTCCACATCTTGCGATACAGCGACCTCAACGCTGCGCGTCTACCAATTCCGCCATGACCGCGCACAAACTGGAGGCGCGGGGAATAGCAATCCTTGGTGCGTTTGTGAAGCGCTGAATTGCAATTAGTGTGAATAATTTCTTTTTAGTCCCTCGCCGGGCGGCGGCTCCGCCACCTTGGCCGCGCCGATGGTGGCGGCTTGGGCGAAATGATTTCTTAAAATCACTCCGCCTTAGTTCCCGATAGCCATAAAGTCGTAAACATCGGCGGGACGGGTGACAACGATCGAGATTTTTTCCTCGAAAATCTGAATTTCACCGCGCGCCACCGGATGGTTATTGGCCAGAATCCACACTTCATCATGCTCACGGGCATCGAGCGGAATCACCGCGCCACGGCCCATGCGCAGGAGTTGCTGCATCGGCAGGACGCTGCGGCCCAAAAGGACCGAGATTTCGACGGGTACCGATTTAACCTGAGACACAAACTTCCCCAACATACGCTCGCGCCAAAGCCCTTGCTTTTAAGGCGCTGATATCACATTTACAGAACATGCTTGATGACAGGTTAACCCCTTCTTTTTTATTAACGGACGCGAACCATAGCCTGCCCGAGTGGGTGGTGGCACCGGCCCCCGTCCCCTACCCCGACGCGGTCGCCTTTATGGATGCGCGGGTCGCCGCCATTCAGCGCGGGGATGCGCCGGAAATGGTCTGGCTGCTGGAGCATCCGCCGCTTTATACGGCGGGGGTATCGGCCAAACTTGATGACCTGATTGAGCCTGAGCGGTTTGAGGTGTTCAAATCCGAACGCGGCGGGCAGTTCACCTATCATGGCCCCGGCCAGCGCGTGATCTATGTCATGCTCGACCTCAACCGCCGCACCAAGGATATCCGCGCCTTCGTCAAGGCGCTGGAGACCTGGGTGATTGATGCCCTGTGGCGATTTAACGTCGAGGGCCATATCCGCGACGGTCGCGTCGGCGTGTGGGTTGAACGGCGGGATAAGGGGGTAATTCCCGCGCCCGAAGACAAAATAGCTGCGATTGGCATCAAGCTACGGCGCTGGGTCAGCTTTCACGGCATCAGTATCAATGTCGAGCCGGATCTGACGCATTTTACTGGCATCGTGCCGTGCGGGATTTCTGAGCACGGGGTGACCAGTCTGGTTGATCTGGGGCTGCCGGTGACGATGGATGAGGTTGATTACGCCCTGCGCCAGAGTTTTGAGGCGGTGTTTGGACCTACCGCCGTTTAATTATACTCCCCTGGCGTGCCGGGGGAGGTGGCGCGACGCATAGCGGCGCGACGGAGGGGGGCAGCACAGAAGGCCCCCACCACCACGCCCGTAAACGGGCGCGGTCCCCCTCCCCAACAAGTTGGGGAGGTATATTAAACCACGGGTTCCTCAGTCGTCACCCTGATCGGCGGGCCATAGCGGTTCATGCCGCGCTCACCGGGCATAAGCGTCAGATCGACAAACGCCCACACCAGAACGGCCACGCCGATAAAGTCGAAAAAGCCTTCCGGCTGCGGCCAGACCATCACAAAGGCCACCAGAATCACCGCTGACCACCAGCCCGACCGGCCGCGATCATGCAGGCGCTTAGACAGCACGCAGGCGGCGCAGAAAAACAAAACGGGATAGACCACCCATCCGGTCAGCAGCTTAAGCCCACCGGTGACCACCGACTCGTAAAAGGCGAGCGCGATCAGCAGGATCACACCGGCGATGACGAAGGGCATCTGGCGCCCTCGTCCGGTCGATGAGAAAAACAGCTCGCTCCAGTCAATCTTGGCGTTCATGCAGGGCCTCGGTTCGCAACAGATTGAAGGCCTTACACGATATTGCTTAAAGGCAAAAGTGCTACTGAGTTAAGCGCGTCTTTTTGATCGCCTCAAATACGCTCGACAGGGCTGTATTCAACTGCGACGCCGAGGTCAGGTCGTAATAGTATTCGTCCTTGGTGGCGCAATCTTTCAAGAGCTGAGAGTTACCCTCCATCACCCGGACCACGAAGACGGTAATGCCCTGAGTATTGGCAGCCTCACATGCTAGCTTAGTGCGCTTATCGATATCCGCACCTTTAGTGCTCCAGCGGTTTTTGGTGTTTTCACCATCGGTGATGACGATCATGTATTTCAGCGTGCCATCGTCCTTAAACGGCACCGAACTAGCAAAAGGCTGTGCGGGCGACAAAACCTCCATGCCCCACTGGATTCCTATAGTTACATTGGTGCTGTCGCCGGTTTTCAACGCCTGTACATAGGTATTGGTGGTGGTGATATCAGTAGTCAGGCCCTTGACGACGCCCAGGTTAGTCGTGGCGCACGGCACCGCTTTGTAGCGTGCATCATCGGTATCCGAAATTTTCACTGCTGCCGCAACCGAGACGTCATAGTTCTGGTTCCGGTCGGTTATACAACCAGCCCAAGTTGATTTGCTATCGGGAACGATGGGGTAGTGAACGATCTTTTTCGGCTGCTTATTGTCGTCGGAGCTTTTCAGCCCGGCTTCTTCCTGGGTCAACGCAGCCCGTTCGCCATAACCGCTGCTGTAGCTATTGGTGTATTTGATCAGGGTCTTGTCACCGGCATAAGTAAAACCCGATGTCGACGGCGTACCAGTGTAGGTACCCGCTTGTTTTTTCAGAGTGTAAGTTGTGGATGTCGTGGTCTTGCCGCCCTGAGTGCAGGTTTCAACCCCGGTTTCGGAATTGGTCGAACAGCCGCCGGTGCTGGTTGAAGTCTTACTGCCGAGTTGAATCTGATCGGTATAGCCAAAGTTTTTGCCGCCGCCGCTGACGGTTGCCATAACATCAATCCAGTCATTACCGCTGGATTTATAGAGCTTATAGTAAAACTTGACGGTCGCCTTACAGGCCGCCGTATCTGACGGGGTCTGACCACTCTGGTAACAGACCTTACCGTATACATCGCGGTAATAGCTGCACAGATTGCTGTCACCGGGGCTGGAAACGCAGCCTTCGGAGTTAGTGCCGACACCGTAATCGATATAGCTGTAGCTAACGCCCTTATCAATGCGCACCTGCGGATTGAACGGCACAATGGCGACCTTGGTTTCCGAGGCATTGACGCCATCGGTCAGCAGGCTTTTGAGCACGCTGTCCATTGAACTTTTGAGGTTAGTGATACGCGACGGGTCCGAACTCATCGAGCCCGTAACGTCCAGTACAAAGGCGATCTCGGATTTGCGCATCTGGGACTGGGCCTTGGCGACCACGGTGACGGTCGTAGTTTCCATGCCGATGATCTGCAGGAACAAGTTCTCAACGGTGGCTTCGACCTCATAGGTCACATGGGTGGTATTGCCGATGACCTGTTTACCAACTGTGCCTTCGGCATCATATCGTTCCGCGTTATCAAAGCCGAAATTGTTGACAAAGGCCTGATCGGCGGCGATCTCGCGCTGCTCGTCGGTCATTTTAGACGACATAACCGCCCGCAGCACCGCCGCATCGGCCGCATCCTGCAACCGTGAGCGCACGTCCATCTGGCGCACCACGTCCGTGCCACCGCCTGCCGCCACCACCAGAGTCATGGCCGACAGCCCAAAGATCACCGCGACATTGCCGCCCTGATGACCACGGAAAGGGTTCAGGCGCTGCCACAGCCCGGAGAAGATGCTTTTTCGCATTTTAGAAATACCCCGCCACGAATTCTATCGTTCAGACCTTGATCTTAAAGAATAAAGCTTAAAATTTGATCTAACGGGGTTATGTGATGACCTACTTCGTCAGCCTTATCTTCTTGATCGACTTGACGATCGATCCCAAAGCCCCGCTCAGTTCACTGGCGTTGGACAGGTTGTAGTAATAATCCGGCCGCGTGGCGCATTGTTCCAGTAGGCTGGAATTGCCCTCCATCACCCGCACGGTGAAGATGGTGATGCCCTTGGCCTTCGCCGCCTTACAGGCCTCAAGCGTGCGCGCATCAATATCGGCGCTCTTGGTGGTCCAGCGGTTCTGGGTGTTCTGACCATCGGTCACGACGATCATGTATTTATTGATGTTTTCCGTACCAAAGGCCACGCCGGTGTTGAATGGCAAACCGGGAGAGAGCACTTCCATGCCCCACTGCACGCCGATGGTGACATTGGTATTGCCGGCGGGCGACATCTTTTGCACATGGGCACGGGCCTCAGTGATGTTGGTCGTCAGACCCATGACCGGCAGCAGCGCATTGGTGGCGCATTTCGAGGCCGGATAGTTCTTGGCCGCTGTCGTACCGTCGGGCGAGTTGGCTGAGATATCATAGGGCTGGGTGCGATCGATGACGCAGCCGTTCCAGTTGACCGTGCCGACCCCCAGCAGGTCTGCGTTGGCCGAGACGGTATCGTTGTTCTTGATATCGGTCGTCGAGCCTGAGCCATAGCCGCCGGTATTGGCCGCCGTTGACGTTACCGTCCCGGAATAGAGGCTGTAGTTGTTGTTGGGTTTATTGTAATAGGCCGACTGCGGATACTTGGTCGAGTTGGTGTCGACATTGGACGCCGAACCCGCCGCCGAACTGGTCACCTGATAGGTCGCTTCGCGCGACACCACCATATAATTACAGCTATTGTAGTAATTATAGCCGACGCTGCATCCGCCATTATTTGATTTATAATAGTAGGACGTGGCAAATACCTTAATATAGGATTTGCCGTTACTGCTGTAGGTATAGGTGTAGGTCTTCATGTTGGTGGTGCAGGCCGACACATCCGACGTACTGGCGCACAGGGCCGTCTGGGTGGTGACCAGGGCACTGCACCGGCCATCCGACAGGTTCGAGCAGGAGGTGATCATCTCTGCCTGACCATACTCAATGCTGGAGGCCGGCACGCCCTTGATATTGACCTGAGTATCAAACGGGACGATCGCGACCTTGGTGCCGCCGGAAGTCCCGTCACCGCCAACAAGGCTGGCCAAAGTCGTATCGACGCTCGATTTCAGATTGGTCATCCGGCTGTCCTTGGACATGGAGCCGGTATTATCGAGCACAAAGACGATTTCGGAATCCGATATGGTCACCCCGGCATTGGCCGAGGCGGTGATGTGGACCAGACCGGCGTCACTGCCCTTCAGCATGCCCATAAAGAGAGTGCTGACGTCCGCTTCGGCCAGATAGGTCTTAACGGTCGTGTTGTTCTGGGTCGAGGTCGACAGTTCACCCTCGGCATTGGTCAGATTGCCCGCCGCGGCAACATTGCTCTGAAAGGCTGCGTCGGCGGCGGTTTCCTGATCCGACTCTGTCGTTGAGGCCACCAGCGCGCCGGCAATGGCGGCCGTATCAGCAGCGTCCTGAAGCTTTGATTTGGCGCGAATAATGCCGACCGCATCGGTCCCGGCGCCGACCGCCGCCAGTATAGGCAAGGCCGAAAGGGCCGCGATAATCGCTACATTGCCACGATTATGAGCGCGAAAGCGCTGCCACAGTTTCACCAAAGCCATCATACCACACCTGTCCCAGCCACAGAGATCAAAATACGGCGTCAGGCTTTAACAAAGTCAAAACTTATACGGTAAACAAAAATGGCTATACGGTTAAGGATAAGCCCGCTTAACTATTAAAATGTGTCAACTGTGTAATTTTCGATAACAAAGTCTTAATTTTCAACAAAATAGAGACCATTGTTATGTATAGATACCCATATCAAGCTCCAGATCAGCACAAAGCCTTACTATGTCTTCGTGCACGGGTGCAGACAGCATCTTTTTACCACCTGCGGGATGCGGGAACTCAAGCTGAGCCGCATGCAGCATAAGGCGCTTCACCGAACGGCCGCCCAGACTTAAGGCCCCGCCGTAACGCGGATCACCGGCAATCGGACACCCCAGATGGGCCATGTGGACTCGGATCTGATGCATCCGGCCCGTGTACGGCTTGGCGACCACCAGAGCCGCCTCAGAGTTGCGGGAGATCACCTCATAGTGGGTGCGCGATTCCAGCGCGTCAGGGTGATCGGCTTCGCATACCCGCGAATAGGCCTCACGGCCGATGTCTTCACGGCGCAGCGACACATCAATGACTCCGCGATCCTTGAGGTTATGGGGATTGGAGACCACCAAAAGATAGGTTTTGTGGAACTGGCGCGCGATCATCGCCTTACCCAAAAATGAGGCCGC
Protein-coding regions in this window:
- the lipB gene encoding lipoyl(octanoyl) transferase LipB, with the translated sequence MLDDRLTPSFLLTDANHSLPEWVVAPAPVPYPDAVAFMDARVAAIQRGDAPEMVWLLEHPPLYTAGVSAKLDDLIEPERFEVFKSERGGQFTYHGPGQRVIYVMLDLNRRTKDIRAFVKALETWVIDALWRFNVEGHIRDGRVGVWVERRDKGVIPAPEDKIAAIGIKLRRWVSFHGISINVEPDLTHFTGIVPCGISEHGVTSLVDLGLPVTMDEVDYALRQSFEAVFGPTAV
- a CDS encoding RluA family pseudouridine synthase: MTPKKQDKISRKKASRHSPQHQAAIARREAGGGRKPQTPKNLKAIDRPIALSEEAVALIKSMLVYEDAEIMGFNKIYNLSSQGGRGPDFHNLDDLLWAFAKSNGKKPRLIHRLDRDTSGIILVAKTKPAASFLGKAMIARQFHKTYLLVVSNPHNLKDRGVIDVSLRREDIGREAYSRVCEADHPDALESRTHYEVISRNSEAALVVAKPYTGRMHQIRVHMAHLGCPIAGDPRYGGALSLGGRSVKRLMLHAAQLEFPHPAGGKKMLSAPVHEDIVRLCADLELDMGIYT
- a CDS encoding FliM/FliN family flagellar motor switch protein, which translates into the protein MLGKFVSQVKSVPVEISVLLGRSVLPMQQLLRMGRGAVIPLDAREHDEVWILANNHPVARGEIQIFEEKISIVVTRPADVYDFMAIGN
- a CDS encoding TadE/TadG family type IV pilus assembly protein; the encoded protein is MRKSIFSGLWQRLNPFRGHQGGNVAVIFGLSAMTLVVAAGGGTDVVRQMDVRSRLQDAADAAVLRAVMSSKMTDEQREIAADQAFVNNFGFDNAERYDAEGTVGKQVIGNTTHVTYEVEATVENLFLQIIGMETTTVTVVAKAQSQMRKSEIAFVLDVTGSMSSDPSRITNLKSSMDSVLKSLLTDGVNASETKVAIVPFNPQVRIDKGVSYSYIDYGVGTNSEGCVSSPGDSNLCSYYRDVYGKVCYQSGQTPSDTAACKATVKFYYKLYKSSGNDWIDVMATVSGGGKNFGYTDQIQLGSKTSTSTGGCSTNSETGVETCTQGGKTTTSTTYTLKKQAGTYTGTPSTSGFTYAGDKTLIKYTNSYSSGYGERAALTQEEAGLKSSDDNKQPKKIVHYPIVPDSKSTWAGCITDRNQNYDVSVAAAVKISDTDDARYKAVPCATTNLGVVKGLTTDITTTNTYVQALKTGDSTNVTIGIQWGMEVLSPAQPFASSVPFKDDGTLKYMIVITDGENTKNRWSTKGADIDKRTKLACEAANTQGITVFVVRVMEGNSQLLKDCATKDEYYYDLTSASQLNTALSSVFEAIKKTRLTQ
- a CDS encoding DUF805 domain-containing protein, coding for MNAKIDWSELFFSSTGRGRQMPFVIAGVILLIALAFYESVVTGGLKLLTGWVVYPVLFFCAACVLSKRLHDRGRSGWWSAVILVAFVMVWPQPEGFFDFIGVAVLVWAFVDLTLMPGERGMNRYGPPIRVTTEEPVV
- a CDS encoding pilus assembly protein: MMALVKLWQRFRAHNRGNVAIIAALSALPILAAVGAGTDAVGIIRAKSKLQDAADTAAIAGALVASTTESDQETAADAAFQSNVAAAGNLTNAEGELSTSTQNNTTVKTYLAEADVSTLFMGMLKGSDAGLVHITASANAGVTISDSEIVFVLDNTGSMSKDSRMTNLKSSVDTTLASLVGGDGTSGGTKVAIVPFDTQVNIKGVPASSIEYGQAEMITSCSNLSDGRCSALVTTQTALCASTSDVSACTTNMKTYTYTYSSNGKSYIKVFATSYYYKSNNGGCSVGYNYYNSCNYMVVSREATYQVTSSAAGSASNVDTNSTKYPQSAYYNKPNNNYSLYSGTVTSTAANTGGYGSGSTTDIKNNDTVSANADLLGVGTVNWNGCVIDRTQPYDISANSPDGTTAAKNYPASKCATNALLPVMGLTTNITEARAHVQKMSPAGNTNVTIGVQWGMEVLSPGLPFNTGVAFGTENINKYMIVVTDGQNTQNRWTTKSADIDARTLEACKAAKAKGITIFTVRVMEGNSSLLEQCATRPDYYYNLSNASELSGALGSIVKSIKKIRLTK